Within the Channa argus isolate prfri chromosome 12, Channa argus male v1.0, whole genome shotgun sequence genome, the region AAGCAAGAGGCTGTAGTTTACAACCGTGAGATTGGCATAATACAGAAGTCATGTTCCTGGACTGCAAACTGAGTGAAAGACAGATTAGAATTAGGGAAACCTAATGTAGGAGCTACAGAAAGTATTGCCTTTCAGGAGCCAAAATGATTTCTTCATATGCAAAAGATATTTACCATGCACCACAGCAGGCAGGGAAGTTTCACGCAGAGAATAATTTGGGATCCACTTTCTCTAAATTGGTGTCACGCCAAGAAAagtcatcattgtttttttagtaattGGCTTACGAATATTTTCAATTGCAGCAATTGATTTTCGTGACAATGTTTGTGTTAggaaactgcattttaaaaagacttaCTTTATGGCCGGAAGAGCAGAGTCCAAACCTGGATTCACCTTATTGAACTCAGACAAGACAGGATACAGTGTTAGAACAATCTTTTGGTCTATATACTCTGGTTCTGTCTGTTTTGTCTCCATCTGTGTTTTCCCTTTAATCATTCTACTCTCCCTCACAACGCAGTCATCTGTCCACATAACAAATACCTTCCAGTCAGCTTGGAACAACTCATTTGTTTTGGACAAAGACTTGTGCTCTCCTCTTCTGTTTCCAGTTTAGTTGTCCAACCGCTgattcctttttaataaaaccccaattcccacTATTTATTCAATTGATTAAAACTGTCTTTATACTGGGTATTATACTACACataggggcggctatagctcagttggtaaaggcagttgtccacagaccacagggtgagtggtttgatccctggccctggctatatgtcgaagtgtccctgggcaagacaccgaacccctaacagcccattcccctccccagctgtgcagtgcagaaattgaggagggttgtgtaaggaagggcatccggtgtaaaacctgtgccaaatcaacatgtggacaatgatccgctgttgtgaccctgaactcactggataagctgaaaggagagtagtagataCTACACTGCCATTTCGTCACATGTTGAGTTggttcagttggtagagtgtGTCCAGGACAGGTGATTACTTCTCTTGTAGTACCCAGTACTGTTCTCTTGTAGGCAGTTCTCTGGTGCGACTATGCTATTGTCTTTCCACCTACCCAACACATTAGTGAGTTATATACAGCTCTCTTACCTAGTTCTGGTCAGCTTGTGTTTCTCCTTTGCTACTTTACCACTGTATTTTGGTCCATATCGGTATCCTCAGGAGAACAGCTTCTTGACCCATAGGGAGGAATCAGCTGTTACTGGTGGGCTATCAGTTAATTTACTTACATATAATGTTGTAAGATCAATAAAATAAGCAATTGCTTGAAAATAACAAGCATTTTTATATCTACAGAGACACGCATGCAGAGTTTTTTGGAGGATCTGGGGCTGGAGCAGAACTACACAGAGAAGCTGTCACTGAGCTCAATACTTCAGATTGATGAGAAGATCATCACCGATGAACCTGCCAGGTGTAATTCAGATCTTCCATGGTATTTTCTAAAGAAATTGATGATGGTTAATGTGACAGCTAGAAATGTGAAATGGACATCAGTATGTGAATCAAACTGTGATGTTACATCAGAGATCACAGAGTTAGATTTGGATGATCTGTTTGACTCTTCAAACTCAGGTGACATAAACCCCCTTGACCTAATCACTGCTCTGTTCCTGTGTTCTGATGGGTTTGTACAACAGGAAATGTCACTCAAAATGTCCATGTGTCAGTTTTCTGTCCCTCTGCTGCTTCCTAATTGTGACACACCACAGTGCACACTCATGCTCTGGGCCATGAGAGACATTGTTAAAAAGTACAGACCTCCGTCCCTCTCAGAGTCCAAGGGCTTTATGGAGGACAGAATAGTTCTGTCTGAACTTCCAATGATCTCTTTTGTGAGGCTGGGTGAGTGCTCTTTGTCTAAGTCAGAGATCCTCAACAAGCTACTGAGTAATTCTCAGCAGTACCATGACACATTTATTCACCGTAACATGGAATGTGGAGACAGTCCAAGAAGAATATCCAATGGACTGACTGAAATTACTTGGTACCTTCCttgtggaaacaaaaacatggatgtTTTCAGTGAACCAGTAGCTGTAGCTAATCTTCGTGGAGACATTGCTTCATTTGAGACACAATACTCATTTTTGTGTCAGACATCTgcagcagtttttgtgttttttgacaaGTTGGAATCTGAGTTCAAACTGCTTAACAACAAGGCACAAATCTTCCTAGTAGTTAACGGTGAAAGCAAACAGATTAATTTAGATGTCCTTAAAAAGGTAGCAACTAACTTGAGCTTGGAtaagaaaaacatcattattaagacaaaggataaaaacaatgcagattTTGTCAAAAAATTGAAGGAAACAGTCAGTGATGTGGTTGAGAACACAAGGATGAAGATGGGAATAGAGCAGATGGCTGACATTGCTCATGAACTGGGAATCTTAGTTGATGAAAAGTCTACTGAGTGTCAGACTGCCAAGAATAATGCAGATAACATCACTGTAAAAATTCAAGACATCCTTAAATACAAAGAAGCTGAGCTTCCTCTGCAAGGTCAAATATGGAAGGAACTGACAAACctggaaaaagaagaatttcGGCTTCGGAAAGTTGGCTCTCAAAATATTGAAACATACAAAGGTGATCttaagacacaaaaagaaaaacttcgGGACAAACAGAACTCTTATGACATGTCAGATGCAATGACGTGCTTCATAAATGCAATATCAAGTCCAGGAATAGAGAGGTGTTACTTCCTCAAATGGATGCGAATGAACCTCGATAACCTGTCTCGAGAAAAACTGTCTGGCCTCAGGGAGCAGTACAAGAAGAAGGGCAACAATTctgagaacaaagaggagattaaaGACATTGACCGACAACTCTCCAACAGCTCACTGGGGACTGAACACTTCTTCCGTGAAATGGGTCAAATCTACGAAGCTTCACTTTCCCTTCCAGAAACAAACCCATCACGTCAACAGCTGCAGCATCTGCCCAAACTCTGTGCAGGATTGATGCTTGATGGATTTCCCCTTGAGCTGGTAGACGGAGATGCCTCCAACATACCTCTCACATGGGTGAGTGACGTCCTCTCTCAGCTCAATGAGCTGGTGTCTCCTAAGAACAAGATACTGGTAGTCACAGTTCTTGGAGTTCAGAGCACAGGAAAGTCCACTCTCCTCAACACCATGTTTGGAGTGCAGTTTGCAGTCAGCAGTGGTCGATGCACTCGAGGTGCCTTCATGTTGCTCCTCAAAATCAATGACGACATTAAAAAAGTACTGAACTGTGACTTCGTGGTGATCATTGACACTGAGGGCTTAAAGTCACCAGAGCTTGCACAGCTGGATGATAGTCATGAGCACGACAATGAACTTGCAACACTTGTAGTGGGTTTGAGTGATATCACCATTATCAACATTGCAATGGAGAATTCAACAGAAATGAAGGACATCCTGCAGATAGTTGTTCACGCTTTTCTCAGGATGAAAGAGGTCGGCAAAAAGcataaatgtcagtttgttcACCAGAATGTGTCTGATGTTTCGGCCCATGAGAAGAACTTAAGAGACAGGAAACTGCTCCTGCAACAGCTAAATGAGATGACTCAGGCAGCAGCCAAGATGGAAAAGAAAGAggattacaagagcttcactgaTGTGATGGAGTACAACCCAGACACTGGGAACTGGTACATTCCTGGACTCTGGAATGGAAACCCACCAATGGCACCAGTCAATGCAGGCTACAGTGAAGCTGTATATGAGCTCAAGAAAAACATCATTCAACTACTGGGAAATTGTGAGTCATCTgctaataatgtcatggagttTACAGAGTGGATGAAAAGTCTGTGGAATGCAGTGAAGCATGAAAACTTCATCTTCAGCTTCAGAAACAGTCTAGTGGCTGATGCATACATGAGACTCTGCACAGAATCCAACAAATGGGAATGGGAATTCAAAAAAGACATGTACACCTGGGTTACACGTGCTGAAACAAGAATTTCAAATGTTGGTACAGTTGCTGCAAAATCTGCCAAATCTGACATTAGAGAACTTCtgacatgtttaaaaactgaagCCTCCACATTGCTGGCTGAATGGGAGACAAAGCTTCTCAAAAATCTGACAGATTATTTCAAGCAAACAGAAGGTCATGTGTATCTGGTTGAAGGATACAGAGAGGAATTCTCAAACAGTGCAAAGAGCATTCGACGAGACATGGAGAACTCTGTGTTTAATCagctcacagcagcagcagagatcaAACAGGGAATGAGAGAAGTTGAACAAATCAAGGAGAATCACACAAAAGAAATGGTAAAAGCAGTGTGTGCACTGATTGATGAATGTcgaaagaaaaaagtccagatGACAGAGGAAGAGCTGGACAAAGAATTTGATAAAATGTGGAATGAAACAGTGAGCGAACTGTCTTTTTCTAAACTGAAGCCCACAGATGTCTTCACCTGTGTGTCCCACTACCTGAGACAGAACCTGTCACATAAGGGGAGTCATACATGTGAATTGCTGAGTAAAAAGAGTCTGAAAGATTGTGGACTAATGCCTTTAAAATATACAGCTGAAGGATTCTACAaccaaactaaacacaaaatcagCAAGTGGTTAAACCTTCAAGATCACACAATGATGGAGCAAAAATTGGCTGACAGCATCATAGCTGCTTGTAAACAggctgtaaatgaaaaaatggaaagaaaaaccaaCTACCATGACACCTACATCCAGGAGATCCTGCACATGATTGATGAGAGGCTAGAAAACCACTTAATgcatgttaagaaaaaaattgaGTTTGAAGTTTCTCTAAAACTGCACATTTGTGGATTTGCAGCAAGAAAATTTCAGCAAATGCATGAAAATTTTCTACAAGTGAATGATCCTTACAGATGTTTGAGTCAGAATAAGGAGACGTTTCGTGCTAATTTCAAAGATGTGTTTGATAATGAAGACCAGTGCcagaaaaaggcagaagaatTCACCAACCAATGCTTGAAGCCTGCAGTTGAAGACTTTATCAACCGTTTTCTGGGTTTTGACATCATTGGAGAAATGCTGACACTGCAGAAGTTCAGCACAAGAATGTGGCTCCAGTATTCACTTCTACAGGATCTGCTTGCAAAGGATACATTTGAAAACTATCTGAGCTACATTTCTTCATATGAGGAGtttgtaaagaaacaaatactTGACCAAATACTGAGCCACTTCTCAAATGGCTCTAAGATGCTCAAGTTTGAGGATCAGCATCTTCAGTCGAGTATCAGCGGCATAAACAACGCCATCAACAAGGCTAAAAGGAAAAGTTTTAACAACCTGAAGACATTTGTTGAAGATATGTGCAAATACCTTGGTCATAAACTGGTAATTTCCCAGGATGCTCTTGGTGCTTTCATGATCCTGAAGAAGGCTGACCAGGAACAGTTTGCTCAGTGGCTCACAGAGTCTGTGAATTTAATGGCAGAAAATCTTAGAGAGCAgtttaaaaaatcaaacattgaaAGGAAACTAATTCACCTGCGTGTGAAGCCTCAAAATGAGATTTTCACCAATCTGATTGGATGTGGTAAACAGTGTCCATTCTGTACAGCTCCTTgtgaagcaggaggagcagctCACACTGAGCACTGGGCTTCACTACATCGACCAGAGGGTCTGGGTAGATACAGGTGGGATGAGTCAAGAAAACTTGTTACTGACATATgttcttcctctgtgatcagtGATGCACGTTTCCGTTGTAGTGCTACAAAATATGAATGGCACCCATACAAGCAGTACAAAGAAATTTTCCCAGACTggaaaattcctccagatgggAGTCTTGAGGCATCAGACTACTGGAAATATGTGATGGCAAAGTTCAACAAGGACTTTGCAGAAGAATATGGAGCAGAACCTGCTGAGATCCCTCCAGCTTGGAAGAAGATCACAAAGACACAGGCAGCAGAGAGTCtcaaaaagtcattttacatCAAGTGAGAAACTGCATGATCCAGAATCACAATTGTACAAACCCTCTACATTGATTCAGAATCACCTGACTTAAGATATTATCCCTTCACACAGACATTCAACAACTACAGCTTAAAGAGAAATCACAGTTACTATACAAGTAACCAATGTATAAGATGATTTTATTCTGTCAATATTTAGGACAAATGCTAAAAAACATGATATAGGATtcttttttggatttaaaatggTTGCTttcaaaaatctaatttctaCATTATTATTCAGTCTAtttcaacatgtaaaatatacatGATAGAACAATGTTTTTCTCACATAATTGAGTGTAATATGTGTTGTTCCTAAGCTaaaatttaaattctgtttatttcacagAAGCATGATAATTAAGTCTAAACAAAGTTAACATTATAGATGATAACATTGTCATGaaccaaaatgtttatttttttttattctgaatgacttttatttctgtaaagtATCTAATGCcaaataatatgtaaaaatatgtaaaaagaaaaatcaaaaaataaaaaggctggTTATTCCATATGTGCTATTGTCAGCATGTATACAGTAAAGTACTTACTGTTAACCCTCTattgaatgtgagtgtgtttatgtcaCTGCTTATGTATATGTTCACATTTTGGATGTTACATGAGTCTTTCTATGCACCAGTCCTCTGATCCTCAACCTTTAAATAACCTCAGTGATGTTCATGTGTTCATCTCAGTTTACTTAAATGTCTTCAGTTTTCAAATGTACTGAAATAAGGATAAAGTGAAATTCAGCCCTAACTGCGTGAACCAAAGAGCTACACTGAGTCACTTGTGGTGACACAGATGAAatcacagacaaataaatacactgaggatttattattaaaattgttattaGCCCAGCAGATaaacgcatgtgtgtgtgtggagccaGAACGATGCCGGCCCTGAGGACAGCAGGACGTCAGCTTACCTTCTGACTTGTCCCCAGTAACAGTACAACAGTTTTCATGGATTTCAATTTCCACTCCTCACATCACAACTATGTCCCCTGTTCTTGGCAAAGAACATCACACTACATTCTGGTTCCCAAAATAAGAAGTTTATTGTAACAAAACCAAGGCTAGACAACCAAAAATAACATCATCAGTCCCATCAGTGACGTGTGTGCATGGATGAGTGAACttaaagtaacataaaaagacaaaactacgACGCAAGGAAAGGTTGAGCGACAGAGAGCAGGCCAGACGGCAAGCTGCTTGTCTCCAAGGGAGGCCAGGGTTTTATAGAAAGTAGGACACTGGGCCCAGGTGTCCTCAACCACAGTAACTGACTCCACCTCCAGTGTCCTGGATGTGATTTTTAGTtaagaaactttatttttccttctaaTCGCCTGCGTCTTGTCCTTTCCATTCAAGACAGTGTGAGGAAGAAGAACATTGTCCCCACATTTGTGATTTCATTACAAGACGCAATGCAACCATCAATCTGATCCAGAGTAGAAGTTTTCATAAACGGTTTGTtaccttttaaaaacatttttggtatAAATATGCTCCAATATCT harbors:
- the LOC137137503 gene encoding up-regulator of cell proliferation-like; translated protein: MDLRPDVQNSLQNSEETKSENMKTSANTKTRMQSFLEDLGLEQNYTEKLSLSSILQIDEKIITDEPARCNSDLPWYFLKKLMMVNVTARNVKWTSVCESNCDVTSEITELDLDDLFDSSNSGDINPLDLITALFLCSDGFVQQEMSLKMSMCQFSVPLLLPNCDTPQCTLMLWAMRDIVKKYRPPSLSESKGFMEDRIVLSELPMISFVRLGECSLSKSEILNKLLSNSQQYHDTFIHRNMECGDSPRRISNGLTEITWYLPCGNKNMDVFSEPVAVANLRGDIASFETQYSFLCQTSAAVFVFFDKLESEFKLLNNKAQIFLVVNGESKQINLDVLKKVATNLSLDKKNIIIKTKDKNNADFVKKLKETVSDVVENTRMKMGIEQMADIAHELGILVDEKSTECQTAKNNADNITVKIQDILKYKEAELPLQGQIWKELTNLEKEEFRLRKVGSQNIETYKGDLKTQKEKLRDKQNSYDMSDAMTCFINAISSPGIERCYFLKWMRMNLDNLSREKLSGLREQYKKKGNNSENKEEIKDIDRQLSNSSLGTEHFFREMGQIYEASLSLPETNPSRQQLQHLPKLCAGLMLDGFPLELVDGDASNIPLTWVSDVLSQLNELVSPKNKILVVTVLGVQSTGKSTLLNTMFGVQFAVSSGRCTRGAFMLLLKINDDIKKVLNCDFVVIIDTEGLKSPELAQLDDSHEHDNELATLVVGLSDITIINIAMENSTEMKDILQIVVHAFLRMKEVGKKHKCQFVHQNVSDVSAHEKNLRDRKLLLQQLNEMTQAAAKMEKKEDYKSFTDVMEYNPDTGNWYIPGLWNGNPPMAPVNAGYSEAVYELKKNIIQLLGNCESSANNVMEFTEWMKSLWNAVKHENFIFSFRNSLVADAYMRLCTESNKWEWEFKKDMYTWVTRAETRISNVGTVAAKSAKSDIRELLTCLKTEASTLLAEWETKLLKNLTDYFKQTEGHVYLVEGYREEFSNSAKSIRRDMENSVFNQLTAAAEIKQGMREVEQIKENHTKEMVKAVCALIDECRKKKVQMTEEELDKEFDKMWNETVSELSFSKLKPTDVFTCVSHYLRQNLSHKGSHTCELLSKKSLKDCGLMPLKYTAEGFYNQTKHKISKWLNLQDHTMMEQKLADSIIAACKQAVNEKMERKTNYHDTYIQEILHMIDERLENHLMHVKKKIEFEVSLKLHICGFAARKFQQMHENFLQVNDPYRCLSQNKETFRANFKDVFDNEDQCQKKAEEFTNQCLKPAVEDFINRFLGFDIIGEMLTLQKFSTRMWLQYSLLQDLLAKDTFENYLSYISSYEEFVKKQILDQILSHFSNGSKMLKFEDQHLQSSISGINNAINKAKRKSFNNLKTFVEDMCKYLGHKLVISQDALGAFMILKKADQEQFAQWLTESVNLMAENLREQFKKSNIERKLIHLRVKPQNEIFTNLIGCGKQCPFCTAPCEAGGAAHTEHWASLHRPEGLGRYRWDESRKLVTDICSSSVISDARFRCSATKYEWHPYKQYKEIFPDWKIPPDGSLEASDYWKYVMAKFNKDFAEEYGAEPAEIPPAWKKITKTQAAESLKKSFYIK